Proteins from a single region of Theileria parva strain Muguga chromosome 1, complete sequence, whole genome shotgun sequence:
- the TGFBRAP1 gene encoding Vacuolar sorting protein 39 domain 2 family protein, with product MVIFNNNTVLRWMEESKITSVSWCHGRIFLGNNLGQIFSFKSPSISTIVNTNEKNKITVSKRPIVHISSLEPREELLAQDSEGDLFIVNIFLKTKPVILCRKASCFTRQAIEGCEEVRSSDKILPITYMANICVGLKQKIQIYSAIGENVLHQRDISISDVPLTICWLNNTIVIGSSTCYSMTNPEGTVYTELCRNDISTDRRLQKPNTTKNIITCTCIDNDVMIVCDNIGVFYNAEIMNLSNKNTIQWTGTLQSLGSCPPFIVGLTSKKKLEIHGIRDQLLYKTLDLTTSAITYFMPDKCNFLCATSTIVTAVQPSSYYENISNFLENDKIKEALQLVNLYFSQNDPRKKSEIAICHTIAGWIYFSKLNFPIAFLHFSYGNVDIVYLLSFWNQYYPLHVPETYQFNKEMPQFLHHLIPKTSVIDKFIENKMNDPEFSKYNQIENTKKELLELANSSFALFLFKNSKVKELERDGEMVEFYKKLQTAIETVTFLLFSESDDLRYNHILRKDKNSSFVDVDATKNHLIDMDKSDLYAKLLIRDGRLIEAMGVLSDLVTSRNVHSQHNLEETTNTPCIELASCINLVLDSVGKNKNSELSPNFTPEEVKEILYTYLPLLFESSPSSALNVLTKNHTTLPLNSDEILSMINEHCKKSTHGHMDMPQLQIKYLEDLVLKNKSGGVHENTLLVKYYIQSLSSTQGNFNVDSKKGFESQNDRKQTLFQLLEGNYTFDLPKIENMICSLDMPEARVILYSKLGKHYQALETIYTKWNTNQVKLCEAYCLCFGDITKFDQLNKDNPYKRLFTYYDYWIEKAEEWPLSDTNLYIINQESETSIDNLIMNLLKIIVSHTETENKTTITKHLISKYIHFCGHNSALNGTSILEVIPGDWNFNEFANLFNHLQLRMLHSQRTKSVKKGLARSLHSKTSMSLYKLTSLQPVRIDTNTLCMVCSEPIKIGTSIAIKIPPQKDASESNNSIRQPFVVHEYCIRKGHMS from the exons ATGGTCATATTCAACAACAACACCGTCCTTAGATGGATGGAAGAATCAAAAATCACATCAGTCTCTTGGTGTCATGGAAGAATCTTTTTAGGAAATAATCTGGGCCAgatattttcatttaaatctCCTTCCATAAGT ACAATAGTAAATACTAATGAAAAAAACAAGATTACAGTGTCAAAAAGACCAATAGTTCACATAAGCTCATTGGAGCCTAGGGAAGAATTACTGGCGCAGGATTCTGAAGGGGATTTGTTCATCGTAAATATATTTCTGAAAACGAAACCAGTGATTTTGTGCAGGAAGGCCTCGTGCTTTACAAGACAAGCCATAGAAGGGTGCGAAGAAGTAAGAAGTTCCGACAAAATCTTACCAATAACGTATATGGCGAACATATGTGTAGGACTAAAACAGAAGATACAAATATATTCAGCAATAGGAGAAAATGTACTGCACCAGAGAGATATATCTATATCAGATGTACCGCTGACAATCTGCTGGTTAAATAACACAATAGTTATCGGATCCTCGACTTGTTACTCTATGACTAATCCAGAAGGAACAGTTTATACCGAGCTTTGTAGAAATGACATTTCTACAGATAGAAGATTACAAAAGCCAAATACAACGAAGAACATAATCACGTGTACATGCATAGATAATGATGTAATGATAGTCTGTGATAACATAGGAGTGTTTTATAATGCAGAAATTATGAACTTGTCAAACAAAAACACGATTCAGTGGACTGGAACTCTGCAATCATTAGGCTCATGCCCTCCCTTCATAGTTGGCCTGACCTCTAAAAAGAAGTTGGAAATACACGGAATTAGAGATCAATTGTTGTACAAGACTCTCGACCTCACAACCTCAGCAATTACCTATTTCATGCCAGATAAGTGTAATTTTTTGTGCGCAACATCAACAATTGTAACAGCAGTTCAACCGTCAAGTTATTATGAAAACATATCAAATTTCCtagaaaatgataaaattaaggaAGCGCTACAACTCGTAAACCTATATTTCTCACAAAATGATCCTAGGAAAAAATCTGAAATAGCAATATGCCATACGATAGCAGGCTGGATATATTTCTCTAAACTGAACTTCCCGATAgcatttttacatttttcatACGGGAATGTAGATATAGTATATCTGCTGTCATTCTGGAATCAATATTACCCACTGCATGTGCCAGAAACTTACCAGTTTAATAAGGAAATGCCACAGTTCCTGCATCATTTGATACCGAAAACGTCAGTTATAGACAAATTTATCGAAAATAAGATGAATGACCCAGAGTTCAGCAAGTACAACCAGATTGAGAATACAAAGAAGGAATTGTTGGAATTGGCAAATAGTTCGTTTGCACTGTTTTTATTTAAGAACTCGAAAGTAAAGGAGTTGGAGAGGGACGGAGAAATGGTAGAATTTTACAAGAAGCTTCAAACAGCAATAGAAACAGTAACATTTTTGTTGTTTTCAGAATCTGATGATTTGAGATACAACCATATACTGagaaaagataaaaatagttCATTTGTGGATGTTGACGCAACgaaaaatcatttaattgACATGGATAAAAGTGATTTGTATGCTAAATTGCTTATAAGAGATGGACGTCTAATAGAAGCGATGGGAGTACTTTCAGACCTTGTGACATCAAGAAATGTGCACTCACAACATAACTTGGAAGAAACTACTAATACTCCATGCATAGAGCTGGCTTCATGCATTAACCTGGTTTTAGATTCAGTGGGAAAGAACAAGAATTCAG AACTTTCACCTAATTTCACACCGGAAGAAGTAAAGGAGATTCTTTACACCTATTTGCCCCTCCTTTTTGAAAGTTCGCCATCCTCAG CATTGAATGTACTGACAAAGAACCACACAACACTTCCTCTAAATTCTGACGAAATTCTATCGATGATAAATGAGCACTGTAAAAag aGTACACATGGGCATATGGATATGCCTCAACTCCAAATAAAGTATTTAGAGGACCTGGTATTGAAGAATAAATCAGGAGGGGTTCATGAAAATACATTGTTGGTGAAGTATTACATACAATCAC TTTCCTCAACACAAGGTAATTTCAACGTTGACAGTAAGAAGGGGTTTGAAAGTCAAAATGATAGGAAACAGACACTGTTTCAGCTTCTGGAGGGGAACTATACATTTGATTTACCTAAAATAGAAAATATGATCTGCAGTCTAGATATGCCAGAAGCAAGAGTGATTTTGTATTCGAAACTAGGAAAACATTATCAGGCACTTGAAACCATATATACCAAATGGAACACAAACCAAGTTAAATTGTGTGAAGCATACTGTCTATGTTTTGGAGATATAACTAAATTTGACCAGTTGAACAAGGATAACCCTTACAAGAGGCTGTTTACGTACTATGATTATTGGATTGAGAAGGCTGAGGAGTGGCCGTTGTCAGATACAAATCTCTACATCATAAACCAGGAATCGGAGACTTCAATcgataatttaataatgaatcttttgaaaattatagTTTCTCATACTGAAACAGAGAATAAAACAACGATCACTAAACATTTGATATCGAAATACATACACTTCTGCGGCCATAATTCAGCACTCAACGGAACAAGCATACTGGAAGTAATACCAGGAGATTGGAATTTCAATGAATTTGCAAACCTATTTAACCACTTGCAACTGAGAATGCTACACAGTCAGAGAACAAAGTCAGTAAAGAAGGGATTAGCAAGATCGTTACACTCGAAAACATCAATGTCGCTCTATAAGTTGACCTCACTACAGCCAGTGAGGATAGATACAAATACACTATGTATGGTATGCTCAGAACCAATAAAAATAGGAACTAGCATCGCAATCAAGATACCACCCCAAAAGGATGCCTCAGAATCTAATAATTCCATCAGACAGCCTTTCGTAGTTCACGAGTATTGCATAAGGAAGGGCCATATGAGCTGA
- the ppt1 gene encoding Calcineurin-like phosphoesterase, which produces MEDVNLNDQVMVYGFKGVVKYIGKKEYIKRPNGNVVNQLVGVELVKKLPQCTNGNLNGTNLFKSNDETAIFIPLESLKPYDEKEAASIRIQATVRMFLARANYIKTMSFLFWNHMENLQEFRTLESKKNVLLPIIERLKYHYSKKDSYLIKSGILRRRFSDQTFEFERKNYPPSDYNGPKLGKVVTLKFAHELLDMYKSGANNNDEGVINHIDIPTHENSNLIIVGDLHGQLNDLLWIFYKFGPPSRRNVYLFNGDIADRGTFASNIFLLLFAFKLAEPTSVIINRGNHESDDMNETYGFTSEVKLKYDGHIYNLFQKIFWELPLVIIIEKRIIVVHGGLFRETNVTLDELNRVNRKRTCPATPDKREDSLMFDLLWSDPQRAKGISSSSRGAGCIRFGPDVTEKFLKLNNLEICIRSHQVPDTLRGIDILHNGKCVTLFSASNYCQTTHNTGAILIFTQGLKFEAHEFISPSLESIHSLENSTNKVTQKLLESSVFGKMEIDEKNKKRKPISENCTNDVMMKICELICEHKQKLWLNCYKHDKNKNGTISAEAWRNALDDLAKTTIPSLFSISQLNAVDENTGLVHYNEVLKNIVIGFDPVRHDHQHLRRECISHIFDTMVKSDLNLRELLMIFDRNLDGSVSYSELDDAIRKLSIGLSYPQIKILIRTIFSSCLDGTSQGKADIVEFLSKLKVIYSASIKYHPTEEWMEKALPSIGRLILSNRVESALKYCNPNNKVENLEQERKEINRRRSSAIRAFALFQKFQEYDKAGEGLLSYDDFVKALKSLDLSKAEEEIGVQLTDHHLTELARMIDFTNSQKINYLEFLQAFYVVDESKYSVVDEMWNHICATMYNHKNSLKRAFSHYDKEHVGKVYVNEFKEVLYVLNEILGGQEAPLTVEQTEVLVECIDTNEEGMILYDEFLESFKPMYTLKK; this is translated from the exons ATGGAAGACGTAAACCTAAATGACCAAGTTATGGTCTATGGTTTCAAAGgtgttgtaaaatatattggCAAAAAGGAGTATATTAAAAGGCCGAATGGAAATGTAGTAAACCAACTAGTCGGTGTTGAGCTTGTAAAAAAGTTACCTCAGTGTACTAATGGAAATCTCAATGGAACAAATCTGTTCAAATCTAATGATGAAACTGCCATATTCATCCCTTTAGAATCATTGAAACCCTATGATG aaaagGAAGCTGCCTCAATCAGAATACAGGCGACAGTGAGAATGTTTCTAGCAAGGGCTAACTATATTAAGACCATGTCGTTCCTTTTCTGGAACCATATGGAAAACCTACAGGAGTTCAGAACACTTGAATCTAAAAA gaATGTTTTATTGCCCATTATCGAACGTTTGAAATACCATTATTCAAAAAAGGATTCTTATCTGATCAAATCAGGAATTCTGAGAAGAAGATTTTCTGATCAGACTTTCGAGTTTGAAAGGAAAAATTATCCACCATCAGATTATAACGGGCCTAAACTGGGTAAGGTTGTAACCCTCAAATTTGCCCATGAATTATTGGATATGTACAAATCCGGAGCTAAC AATAATGACGAAGGTGTTATCAACCACATTGATATACCTACACACGAGAACAGCAACCTCATCATAGTGGGAGACCTTCACGGCCAGCTCAATGATTTATTATggatattttataaattcgGACCGCCATCCAGGAGAAATGTATACTTATTTAACGGGGATATTGCAGATAGAGGCACCTTTGCGTCCAATATATTTCTACTCTTGTTTGCATTTAAATTGGCCGAACCCACTTCTGTCATAATTAACAGGGGTAATCATGAATCTGACGATATGAATGAGACTTACGGGTTCACTAGTGAGGTTAAATTAAAGTACGATGGGCacatttacaatttattccAGAAAATTTTTTGGGAGCTCCCACTAGTCATAATCATAGAGAAGAGAATTATAGTTGTTCATGGGGGACTTTTCAGAGAGACTAACGTAACTTTGGATGAACTTAATCGTGTTAATCGTAAGAGGACTTGTCCAGCAACTCCTGATAAACGAGAAGATAGCCTAATGTTTGATTTGCTATGGTCCGACCCACAACGAGCAAAAGGAATAAGCTCAAGTAGCAGGGGTGCAGGCTGCATAAGATTCGGTCCCGACGTCACAGAAAAATTCCTAAAACTGAATAATTTGGAAATTTGTATTAGATCACACCAAGTGCCTGACACTCTCAGAGGTATAGATATTCTCCACAATGGGAAATGTGTTACTTTGTTCTCAGCCTCTAACTACTGTCAAACTACCCACAACACTGGAGCTATT TTGATTTTCACACAAGGTTTAAAGTTTGAAGCCCACGAATTCATATCACCCTCACTTGAATCCATCCACTCTCTAGAGAATAGTACAAACAAAGTAACCCAAAAGCTACTGGAGTCCAGTGTCTTTGGAAAGATGGAAATTGAT gaaaaaaacaaaaaaagGAAACCAATTTCAGAAAATTGTACCAACGACGTGATGATGAAAATCTGTGAACTAATTTGTGAGCACAAGCAGAAATTATGGCTGAACTGCTACAAACACGACAAGAACAAAAATGGAACAATTTCAGCCGAGGCCTGGAG GAATGCTCTCGACGACTTGGCCAAGACCACAATACCTTCACTCTTCAGCATCAGTCAGCTTAATGCTGTAGATGAAAATACCGGTCTTGTCCACTATAACGAAGTCTTAAAAAACATTGTCATAGGTTTCGATCCTGTTAGACACGACCATCAGCACTTGAGAAGAGAATGCATTTCACAC ATCTTTGACACTATGGTTAAATCAGACTTGAACTTGAGGGAGTTATTGATGATTTTTGATAGAAACTTGGACGGATCAGTTTCATATTCTGAGCTTGACGACGCCATCAGAAAGTTAAGCATTGGATTATCATATCCCCAGATTAAGATTTTAATTAGAACCATATTCTCTAGTTGTCTCGACGGCACTAGTCAGGGCAAGGCTGACATTGTAGAATTCTTGAGTAAGCTAAAGGTAATATACTCAGCCTCAATCAAGTATCATCCAACTGAGGAATGGATGGAGAAAGCTCTTCCGTCGATTGGTCGTCTGATTTTGTCAAACAGAGTTGAATCTGCCCTTAAGTACTGTAACCCTAATAATAAAGTTGAAAATCTGGAACAAGAAAGGAAGGAGATTAACAGGAGAAGGTCCTCTGCTATCAGAGCATTTGCACTCTTTCAGAAGTTCCAGGAGTATGATAAGGCTGGAGAAGGGCTACTCTCCTATGATGACTTCGTCAAGGCTTTAAAGTCACTAGATCTCTCCAAAGCTGAAGAGGAAATAGGTGTACAACTCACTGACCATCATTTGACTGAGTTGGCCAGGATGATAGACTTTACAAACTCAcagaaaattaattactTGGAATTCCTACAGGCATTCTACGTTGTCGATGAGAGCAAATACTCCGTAGTTGACGAG ATGTGGAATCACATATGCGCTACGATGTACAATCATAAAAATAGCCTTAAAAGGGCGTTTAGCCATTACGATAAGGAACACGTAGGGAAGGTCTACGTGAATGAATTCAAAGAAGTTCTTTACGTACTGAATGAGATTCTAGGAGGGCAAGA AGCACCTCTAACCGTGGAACAAACCGAGGTTTTAGTCGAATGTATAGACACTAATGAAGAGGGAATGATTCTATACGACGAGTTTTTGGAATCATTTAAACCAATGTACACATTAAAGAAATAA
- a CDS encoding Tetratricopeptide repeat family protein, with protein MSEDNSENSVGSPEGSKEMNSTENHKSAEWESQPDSQPRSNESQPSNSDPDKSDSSDTPSVYDNKEKGNELFSKGDIDGAIEKWSKSINSLSYILNKSKAENNSVTEDSLTEYTKMYVTLCSNLSLAFLKKEDFTKCKEYCQYVLMYDEKNLKAHLRIVQADIKLKNLDNALSNCEKGLKLNPEDNELKGLKTVINDLLKKQKKVDAVFARKVFKKIEPDPRTAPDPFEELKKTKFYRINYAIYMMYLRLFLIIKFGWDYFKRGVLFSFDYYSKVSSRLRRFFSKSKQD; from the coding sequence ATGTCAGAAGATAACTCGGAAAATTCGGTTGGATCACCTGAAGGTTCCAAAGAGATGAATTCTACAGAAAATCATAAATCTGCTGAATGGGAATCTCAACCTGATTCCCAACCGAGATCCAATGAAAGTCAGCCCAGCAATTCTGATCCCGATAAAAGCGATTCCTCTGACACACCAAGTGTTTATGATAATAAGGAAAAGGGTAACGAGTTATTTTCCAAAGGTGACATTGATGGCGCCATTGAGAAGTGGTCTAAGTCCATAAACTCACTTTCttacattttaaacaagTCCAAAGCTGAGAATAATTCTGTTACTGAGGACTCCCTGACCGAGTACACAAAAATGTACGTCACCCTATGTTCTAACCTATCGTTGGcatttttgaaaaaagaAGACTTTACCAAGTGCAAGGAGTACTGTCAGTATGTTTTAATGTACGATGAGAAGAATCTAAAGGCTCACTTGAGGATTGTCCAGGCTGatataaaactaaaaaacCTTGATAATGCCTTATCAAATTGTGAGAAGGGTTTAAAACTAAACCCTGAAGATAACGAGTTAAAGGGGTTGAAAACCGTCATTAACGATCTTTTGAAGAAACAGAAGAAGGTTGACGCTGTTTTCGCCAGGAAAGTTTTTAAGAAAATCGAGCCTGACCCTCGGACTGCGCCTGACCCATTTGAGGAGCTCAAGAAGACCAAGTTTTACCGTATCAACTATGCTATCTATATGATGTACTTAAGGCTGTTccttattattaaattcgGCTGGGACTACTTCAAGAGAGGTGTCTTGTTTTCTTTCGACTACTATTCCAAGGTCAGCTCTCGTCTCAGACGGTTCTTCAGCAAATCCAAGCAAGATTAg
- a CDS encoding Acyltransferase family protein, which yields MNISPYELRAFNCYLFIKWLCRVVISSIFTNITIIHEERLPLYGPLIVVSNHNNQFVDAALLIYAIPRQMCFLVAAKTLKRRLIGTLCSLAGCISVYRPDDFKYTGVGKIHWKKGTNLIHGKDTKFTLDLNLGDKLQFDLEKIVITEIISDTQLKLETPLQLECPDRNGVQFSVSQPELFVFQVIPKMDQSETYEQVSASLKHGNAIVIFPEGGSHDRTNLLPLKPGVALMAFFSILDGAEDVVILPVGLVYNNVKKDQSDATIYYGNVISISREECAEFERDRRSVVTKLLGKIEQEINNCMITAPDIKVKQWIDLCASLYPPERSKVPVNIAFDLRKFISKVFWKYGDSPETLELVDKLSLYKKRLDNGYLHDDEIWLLKQSMYSAFLSFLEDTIRLICYSIIGLSFAPLWVPLYLLSNYLAERHRVKALKNSSVKLVGTDVFVSYKCLVLLVVVPLLNFSLGLFIGIYFYRDFKRTVYSIFCCVGFLPMLYYVNLKYARKIPRLLRQLHVVPLIIMGRINIWRETERELITMRTELQILVRNFVHKMGPKVSDTFLTDLGSVFPRVLIDTDTSRLCLIREHFMPIFHTQHQEVGEEVL from the exons ATGAATATCAGCCCTTATGAACTGAGGGCCTTCAACTGTTAcctttttataaaatggCTCTGCAG AGTAGTGATTTCTTCCATTTTCACCAATATCACAATCATCCACGAGGAAAGGCTGCCTCTGTACGGGCCACTTATCGTAGTTAGTAACCACAACAACCAGTTTGTGGACGCAGCGCTTTTAATATATGCAATTCCACGGCAAATGTGCTTTTTAGTAGCTGCAAAA ACTTTAAAAAGAAGGTTAATAGGGACTTTGTGCTCTCTGGCCGGTTGTATCTCAGTGTATAGACCGGATGATTTTAAGTATACGGGAGTGGGAAAGATCCACTGGAAGAAGGGAACGAATTTAATTCATGGAAAAGATACAAAATTCACTTTGGACTTAAACCTGGGAGATAAACTTCAATTTGACCTGGAAAAAATCGTTATTACTGAGATTATCAGTGACACCCAACTAAAGCTCGAGACTCCATTACAGTTGGAGTGTCCAGATAGAAATGGAGTTCAATTCTCAGTAAGTCAACCTGAACTATTTGTGTTTCAGGTTATTCCAAAGATGGATCAGTCTGAAACCTACGAACAGGTTTCAGCATCATTAAAACATGGGAACGCTATCGTTATATTCCCAGAG GGTGGTTCACATGACAGAACTAATTTGCTTCCCCTGAAGCCCGGTGTTG CTCTAATGGCTTTCTTCTCGATCCTGGACGGAGCTGAAGATGTTGTCATCCTACCAGTTGGCCTGGTCTACAACAACGTAAAGAAGGACCAGTCCGATGCAACAATATACTACGGAAACGTTATTAGT aTCAGTAGAGAAGAATGCGCTGAGTTTGAAAGAGATAGGCGTTCAGTGGTTACAAAACTACTTGGTAAAATAGAACag gaaattaataattgtatgaTAACAGCACCAGATATTAAAGTCAAGCAGTGGATAGATTTGTGTGCa AGCCTTTACCCGCCAGAAAGGTCAAAAGTGCCAGTAAACATAGCGTTTGACCTGAGAAAGTTTATTTCTAAGGTATTCTGGAAGTATGGAGATAGTCCAGAGACTCTAGAGCTAGTTGATAAGCTTTCATTGTATAAAAAGAGACTAGATAACGGATATCTACACGACGATGAAATCTGGCTTCTAAAGCAGTCGATGTATTCAGCGTTTCTGTCATTTCTTGAGGACACCATACGCCTAATTTGCTACAGTATAATAGGTTTGTCATTTGCGCCGCTCTGGGTCCCTCTATACCTCCTCTCGAATTATTTGGCGGAAAGACACAGAGTCAAGGCACTAAAAAACAGTTCCGTAAAACTTGTTGGAACTGACGTATTTGTCAGCTATAAGTGCCTCGTACTGTTAGTAGTTGTCCCACTCCTCAACTTCTCGTTGGGACTTTTTATAGGAATCTATTTCTATCG CGATTTCAAGCGTACAGTATATTCAATATTCTGTTGTGTTGGATTTCTTCCAATGTTATATTATg TCAACTTAAAGTATGCACGCAAAATTCCAAGACTGTTACGACAACTGCACGTCGTTCCATTGATAATCATGGGAAG aattaatatttggAGGGAAACGGAAAGAGAACTGATAACGATGAGAACAGAACTTCAAATATTA GTTAGAAATTTTGTGCACAAGATGGGACCCAAAGTTTCGGacacatttttaactgATCTTGGCTCCGTTTTCCCAAGG GTCCTTATCGATACCGACACGTCTCGCTTGTGTTTAATTAGGGAACACTTCATGCCGATCTTCCACACCCAGCACCAGGAAGTTGGTGAGGAAGTGCtctaa
- the METTL17 gene encoding Mitochondrial small ribosomal subunit Rsm22 family protein: MYYIIRRIHFGCFPGLRFQPCSLFNSSSYRIQNVHTYPGIRYDKIPNYHKEDLSDEDDLNDVSRLSIKTLPFPSSVKEKLFALIKSISKKRDIDNIGSYISKKMASRTCVELPKILPSVLLDSNTPENKYLDQLKNLSKDSKFTHLYNLLNKGSIGPNEQAQINLSEAEDSRHKNSNINYSPQISVAYTAHTFFGHYAVFLRIFHEINKRVENLKLSKIMFYNPGHGASLISANTIWDLKSSDILVVEPSQNLLKICQHLTSDLLNPRFQNDIYEITEHFDLIVLPYVLSNTLGHKSRSLLVKNLWNRLNVGGIMVVAEPGTPTGFRMIHSLRELFISQLQDKSFHFIAPCPHEGICPLALTGKDWCHFSQRIYRIPHYIYNKGSISKSIDNEKFSYLVIGKYTGPRSKYPKESLSISPAERSYFWPRIVMHPLKVGRRVLIDVCSSPNHFKRLIVPKNTPESSGYKYARDALWGDLWRFAQRVEKPVARGYTPPKVVDYLLSESEREQKIKSKIERTEISIKDKIEQDMIRNYSA, from the exons atgtattatattatccGTAGAATACACTTTGGATGTTTTCCTGGACTACGATTCCAACCATGTTCACTTTTCAATTCCTCCTCATATCGCATCCAAAACGTACACACTTATCCTGGAATCCGATATGACAAGATTCCAAATTATCATAAAGAGGATCTTTCAGATGAAGATGATTTGAATGATGTCAGTCGACTATCAATTAAGACTCTACCCTTTCCTTCCTCTGTTAAAGAGAAACTTTTTGcattaattaaatcaatATCTAAGAAAAGGGACATTGACAATATCGGATCATACATTTCAAAAAAGATGGCTTCCAGAACATGTGTAGAACTTCCCAAGATTTTACCTTCAG TTTTATTGGACTCTAACACACCTGAAAATAAGTATTTGGACCAATTGAAGAACTTATCCAAAGATTCTAAGTTCACACATCTCTACAACCTTCTAAACAAGGGATCGATTGGACCAAACGAGCAGGCTCAAATAAACTTAAGTGAAGCTGAAGACTCAAGGCACAAG aatagTAATATAAACTACTCGCCACAAATATCAGTTGCTTACACAGCTCATACTTTTTTTGGCCATTACGCAGTTTTCCTGAGGATATTCCACGAG ATAAACAAAAGAGTTGAAAATCTAAAACTGTCTAAGATAATGTTTTACAACCCTGGCCACGGAGCTTCTTTGAT CTCAGCAAATACCATTTGGGACCTGAAATCTTCTGACATTCTAGTAGTCGAACCTTCCCAGAACCTTCTGAAGATTTGCCAACATCTAACATCAG ACCTTCTTAACCCAAGGTTCCAAAATGATATATACGAAATCACAGAACACTTTGATTTGATTGTCCTTCCATATGTGTTGTCAAATACCCTTGGCCATAAG TCAAGGAGTcttttggtaaaaaatttatgGAACAGACTGAATGTTGGAGGAATTATG GTGGTTGCTGAGCCTGGAACTCCAACCGGGTTTAGGATGATTCATTCCTTGAGGGAGTTATTTATATCGCAGCTCCAGGATAAATCTTTTCATTTCATAGCTCCA TGTCCTCACGAGGGGATTTGCCCCTTGGCACTGACTGGCAAGGACTGGTGCCACTTCTCCCAGAGAATTTACAGGATACCACACTACATTTACAATAAG GGCTCAATTTCAAAGTCTATAGATAACGAAAAGTTTtcatatttagttattGGGAAATATACCGGACCCAG GTCCAAGTATCCAAAGGAGTCTTTATCAATTTCACCTGCTGAAAGGTCATACTTCTGGCCTAGAATCGTGATG CACCCACTCAAGGTTGGCCGGAGGGTACTGATCGATGTTTGCAGTAGTCCCAACCACTTCAAAAGACTT aTTGTTCCCAAGAATACACCAGAGTCCAGTGGATACAA ATATGCAAGAGATGCACTTTGGGGTGATTTGTGGCGGTTTGCTCAGAGGGTGGAGAAGCCTGTGGCCAGGGGTTACACACCACCCAAGGTGGTGGATTACCTGCTTAGCGAATCTGAGAGGGAGCAGAAG ATTAAGAGCAAGATTGAAAGGACTGAAATTTCAATAAAGGACAAAATAGAGCAGGACATGATTCGAAACTACTCAGcttaa
- the ygaF gene encoding AhpC/TSA family protein, with product MDFGILLLIISLYLNKKIYNCYCMNFLHRSFSFLSPLKSMVTESPLVGKTLSSEALSETLTTHKNEKTTLKKLLGELPPDYKGLVLFLFPSAGTPGCTKQACNFTSNHKAFKDKGYEVYGLTSSERTPAGKWTEKHKLSFTTLVDKELKLVDHLDCRKLGLFVHRSHLVLSKDGKVLAFEKGVNAEKSASRVLELLETL from the exons ATGGATTTTGGGATTCTTTTACTGATAATAAGTCTTTACTTAAATAAGAAAATCTATAACTGTTATTGtatgaattttttacacagaAGTTTCTCTTTCCTCAGTCCACTAAAGAGCATGGTTACGGAGAGTCCCTTAG TCGGTAAAACACTATCCTCTGAAGCGTTGAGTGAAACTTTGACCACACATAAGAACGAAAAAACAACCCTTAAGAAACTTCTCGGAGAACTGCCTCCAGACTACAAGGGCTTAGTTCTGTTTCTCTTCCCTTCAGCTGGAACTCCAGGATGTACAAAACAGGCTTGTAACTTTACCAGTAACCACAAAGCTTTCAAGGATAAGGGCTATGAGGTCTACGGACTAACTAGCTCAGAAAGAACTCCAGCT GGGAAGTGGACTGAGAAGCATAAACTTAGTTTTACAACACTGGTAGATAAGGAATTGAAGCTCGTAGACCACCTTGATTGCAGAAAACTTGGTCTATTTGTGCACAGGTCCCACTTGGTCCTTTCAAAGGATGGAAAGGTTTTAGCCTTCGAGAAGGGGGTTAACGCAG AAAAATCCGCATCTCGTGTTTTGGAACTTTTGGAAACgctttaa